The following proteins are co-located in the Bordetella bronchialis genome:
- the nusA gene encoding transcription termination factor NusA, with translation MSREILLLVDALAREKNVSREVVFGALESALASAMKKRFKEDADIRVSIDRESGGHEGFRRWLVVPDEAGLQEPDKQEMYSDARELVPNIQVGEYIEEPLEPIEFGRIGAQAAKQAILQKIRDAEREQVLNDFLERGETIVSGTVKRMDKGDAIIETGKIEARLPRSEMIPKENLRVGDRVRAFVLRIDHAARGQQVILSRTSPEFIRQLFENEVPEIEQGLLEIKAAARDPGVRAKIAVIAYDKRIDPIGTCVGMRGSRVTAVRNELGGEQVDIVLWSEDPAQFVIGALAPANVESIVVDEDKHAMDVVVDEENLPKAIGAKGQNVRLASELTGWQINIMTPEESQNRQEVERSALRGTFMSKLDVDEEVADILIDEGFTGLEEIAYVPMQELLEIEAFDEDTINELRTRARNALLTEAIAQEERLETAQDLLELEGMTPELAARLSERKVHTRDDLAELSTDELAEISGLDENQASELIMRARAHWFDEEK, from the coding sequence ATGAGTCGCGAAATTCTTCTGTTGGTCGACGCCCTGGCGCGCGAAAAGAACGTGTCGCGCGAAGTGGTGTTCGGAGCGCTGGAAAGTGCGCTGGCTTCGGCCATGAAAAAGCGCTTCAAGGAAGACGCGGACATCCGTGTTTCCATCGATCGCGAAAGCGGCGGCCACGAAGGCTTCCGCCGCTGGCTGGTCGTTCCCGACGAAGCGGGCCTGCAGGAACCGGACAAGCAGGAAATGTATTCCGACGCTCGCGAGCTCGTCCCCAACATCCAGGTCGGCGAATACATCGAAGAACCGCTGGAGCCCATCGAGTTCGGCCGTATCGGCGCGCAGGCCGCCAAGCAGGCGATCCTGCAGAAGATCCGCGACGCGGAGCGCGAGCAGGTGCTGAACGACTTCCTGGAGCGCGGCGAAACCATCGTGTCCGGCACGGTCAAGCGCATGGACAAGGGCGACGCCATCATTGAAACCGGCAAGATCGAAGCCCGCCTGCCGCGCTCGGAAATGATCCCCAAGGAAAACCTGCGGGTCGGGGACCGCGTGCGCGCCTTCGTGCTGCGCATCGACCACGCGGCCCGCGGCCAGCAGGTGATCCTGTCGCGTACGTCGCCGGAGTTCATCCGCCAGCTCTTCGAGAACGAAGTGCCCGAAATCGAACAGGGCCTGCTCGAGATCAAGGCCGCTGCGCGCGATCCCGGCGTGCGCGCCAAGATCGCCGTCATCGCCTACGACAAGCGCATCGACCCCATCGGCACGTGTGTCGGCATGCGGGGTTCCCGCGTCACCGCCGTGCGCAACGAGCTGGGCGGCGAACAGGTCGACATCGTGCTGTGGTCGGAAGATCCCGCCCAATTCGTGATCGGCGCCCTGGCGCCGGCGAATGTGGAATCCATCGTCGTCGACGAAGACAAGCACGCCATGGACGTGGTGGTGGACGAGGAAAACCTGCCCAAGGCCATCGGCGCCAAGGGGCAGAACGTCCGCCTGGCTTCCGAGCTGACCGGCTGGCAGATCAACATCATGACGCCGGAGGAAAGCCAGAACCGCCAGGAAGTCGAACGTTCGGCCTTGCGCGGCACCTTCATGAGCAAGCTGGACGTGGACGAAGAAGTCGCCGATATCCTGATCGACGAGGGCTTCACGGGGCTGGAAGAAATCGCCTACGTTCCCATGCAGGAATTGCTGGAAATCGAAGCCTTCGACGAAGACACGATCAACGAGTTGCGCACCCGTGCCCGCAACGCGCTCCTGACCGAAGCCATCGCCCAGGAAGAGCGCCTTGAAACGGCGCAGGACTTGCTCGAACTCGAAGGCATGACGCCCGAACTGGCCGCGCGCCTGTCCGAGCGCAAGGTGCACACCCGGGATGACCTGGCCGAGCTCTCCACCGACGAGCTGGCCGAGATCTCGGGTCTCGACGAAAACCAGGCCAGCGAGCTCATCATGAGGGCTCGCGCGCACTGGTTCGACGAGGAAAAATAG
- the rimP gene encoding ribosome maturation factor RimP, with product MADLFALTQEALSGMDVELVDVERAALGLLRVTIDRPEGVRIEDCEQVSRQLSRVYEVENIDYKRLEVGSPGVDRPLRSEADFHRFAGQRVEVRLRQAVENRKVFTGILVAAAEPAQDPGKAVFGVEFEAKKDDIQVVNFTFDEVERAKLDPVLDFKGKKR from the coding sequence ATGGCAGATTTATTCGCATTGACCCAAGAGGCGCTGTCCGGGATGGACGTCGAGCTTGTCGACGTCGAACGGGCGGCGCTTGGCCTATTGCGCGTCACGATAGACCGCCCGGAAGGCGTGCGCATCGAAGACTGCGAACAGGTCTCGCGCCAGTTGTCGCGCGTCTACGAGGTCGAGAATATCGATTACAAGCGATTGGAGGTCGGTTCGCCCGGCGTGGATCGCCCGCTGCGCAGCGAGGCCGATTTCCATCGTTTCGCCGGCCAACGGGTCGAGGTCAGGCTGCGTCAGGCCGTGGAAAACCGCAAGGTATTCACCGGCATACTGGTTGCGGCCGCCGAGCCGGCCCAGGACCCGGGCAAGGCGGTTTTCGGCGTGGAATTTGAGGCAAAGAAGGACGATATTCAGGTGGTGAACTTCACGTTCGACGAAGTCGAGCGCGCCAAGCTGGATCCGGTCCTGGATTTCAAGGGCAAAAAGCGATGA
- the rluB gene encoding 23S rRNA pseudouridine(2605) synthase RluB, translating into MDVAPDQDASRAGGEAAVSADGEAPASGNRGRGRKLRTPFRRRRGDAVTGAEGATPAEAGAQGAAPQNAPAIDPEAMSPGGEREAEQALAYLEKTARMEQRLNKYLNSEAVMPKLHKVLADAGIGSRREMEELIIAGRVSVNGEPAHIGQRVAGGDQVRVNGKLITRVNTRKPPRVILYHKPAGEIVSHDDPGGRASVFARLPKLRTGKWLSVGRLDLNTEGLLIFTTSGDMANRIMHPRYGTEREYAVRVLGEMDAAQRTSLVEGIELEDGKAAFGALDYLGGEGSNRWYRVTLQEGRNREVRRMFEAIGVTVSRLIRTRFGDIVLPRNLRRGRWEELDPNLVTALMVQLGLLRDDDDGGRRPKQPQSHDSALPPGFGTLQNNGMNGARIGRRGKLQGGRPGKGGAGGMSYPSDPFGTGLLITGGYANGHPLGNDGPGKGGKGQGQRRGPGKRAAPGQGQGQGQGQGQPGGQHVPRGKSPRKGKPGGANAVRTGGQGPGGQGPQAVAGAPGKGPQRARPGKGAAPGKKRGGGNAKGPRGGGGGGGGGRGDDWQPRGAAAHESRLGVIGVRGRGSR; encoded by the coding sequence CTGGATGTCGCCCCGGACCAGGACGCCTCCCGTGCCGGCGGCGAAGCGGCCGTCTCCGCGGACGGCGAGGCTCCCGCATCCGGAAATCGTGGCCGCGGCCGCAAGTTGCGGACGCCGTTCCGCCGCCGTCGCGGCGACGCCGTGACGGGCGCCGAAGGCGCCACGCCCGCCGAAGCCGGTGCGCAAGGCGCGGCGCCGCAAAACGCGCCGGCGATCGACCCCGAGGCCATGTCCCCCGGCGGGGAGCGCGAAGCCGAACAGGCGCTCGCCTATCTGGAAAAGACGGCGCGCATGGAGCAGCGCCTGAACAAGTACCTGAACAGCGAGGCGGTGATGCCCAAGCTGCACAAGGTGCTGGCGGACGCGGGCATCGGTTCGCGCCGCGAAATGGAAGAGTTGATCATCGCCGGCCGGGTTTCCGTCAACGGCGAGCCGGCGCACATCGGCCAGCGGGTCGCCGGAGGCGACCAGGTGCGGGTCAATGGCAAGCTCATCACGCGCGTGAATACACGCAAGCCGCCGCGCGTCATCCTGTACCACAAGCCCGCCGGCGAGATCGTCAGCCATGACGATCCCGGCGGCCGCGCCAGTGTATTCGCGCGCCTGCCCAAACTGCGCACCGGCAAGTGGCTGTCGGTCGGCCGTCTCGACCTGAACACCGAAGGGCTGCTGATCTTCACCACTTCGGGCGATATGGCCAACCGCATCATGCACCCGCGGTACGGCACCGAGCGCGAATACGCCGTACGCGTGTTGGGTGAAATGGACGCCGCCCAGCGCACGTCGCTGGTGGAAGGCATCGAGCTGGAAGACGGCAAGGCGGCCTTCGGCGCGCTGGATTACCTGGGCGGCGAAGGCAGCAACCGCTGGTACCGCGTCACGCTGCAGGAAGGACGCAACCGCGAGGTGCGGCGCATGTTCGAGGCGATCGGCGTCACGGTCAGCCGCCTGATCCGCACGCGGTTCGGCGATATCGTCCTGCCGCGCAATCTGCGGCGCGGCCGCTGGGAAGAGCTGGATCCGAACCTGGTCACCGCGTTGATGGTCCAGCTGGGCCTGCTGCGCGACGATGACGACGGCGGACGCCGTCCGAAGCAGCCGCAGTCGCACGATAGCGCGCTGCCCCCGGGCTTCGGCACGCTGCAGAACAACGGCATGAATGGGGCGCGCATCGGGCGCCGCGGCAAACTGCAAGGCGGCCGCCCCGGCAAGGGCGGCGCGGGCGGTATGTCGTATCCCTCCGATCCCTTCGGTACCGGCCTGCTGATCACCGGCGGATATGCCAACGGCCATCCCCTGGGCAACGACGGCCCGGGCAAGGGCGGCAAGGGCCAGGGCCAGCGGCGCGGGCCCGGCAAGCGCGCCGCGCCGGGGCAAGGTCAAGGTCAAGGACAGGGGCAGGGCCAGCCGGGCGGGCAGCACGTGCCGCGCGGCAAGTCGCCGCGCAAGGGCAAGCCGGGGGGCGCCAATGCCGTCCGGACCGGTGGCCAGGGGCCAGGCGGACAAGGTCCGCAGGCCGTCGCCGGCGCGCCGGGCAAAGGGCCCCAGCGCGCCCGTCCCGGCAAGGGCGCCGCGCCGGGCAAGAAGCGCGGCGGCGGCAATGCCAAGGGGCCTCGTGGGGGCGGCGGCGGTGGCGGCGGTGGACGGGGCGACGATTGGCAACCTCGCGGCGCCGCGGCCCACGAATCCCGCCTGGGCGTGATTGGCGTCCGCGGGCGCGGGTCCCGCTAG
- the scpB gene encoding SMC-Scp complex subunit ScpB, which produces MSMNDSEAILVIETALLCAPQPMPRAELRKLFSDDDDIDNDRLDTLLQGLQAAWQDRGLELVSLAGGWRFQSRPSMQRYLERLNPEKPPKYSRAVLETLAIVAWRQPVTRGDIEDIRGVTVSSQIVKTLEDRGWIEVIGHRDAPGRPALFGTTRQFLDDLGLRALDELPPLEAGGAMAALEGLDLTGGGAGADGGQPEGDVDGSDPVQTADAAADGQGDGAGAEAQGGQVANGIAAGIDGVPAEIQLLRTAEAENHVDGADVQAHDTDAAASDPDADGQVDGAQAADAEPGETELSGTGTGAETEAEAETEAGDPTDPAVRDAVDALDTPQGGIQAATGPTPEKPEIPAPRRDTIEPGGHRPEISPPGQHPEIEPPGGTPEIDPAEPAPEIAPPAPGETPEVPGQTDNDDEEDAPGAPRKE; this is translated from the coding sequence ATATCGATGAACGATAGCGAGGCAATACTGGTGATCGAAACGGCACTGCTCTGTGCGCCGCAGCCCATGCCGCGCGCCGAACTGCGCAAATTGTTTTCGGATGACGACGATATCGACAATGATCGTCTGGACACGCTGCTCCAGGGCTTGCAGGCGGCGTGGCAGGATCGTGGCCTGGAGCTGGTGTCGCTGGCCGGAGGCTGGCGTTTCCAGAGCCGTCCTTCCATGCAGCGTTATCTGGAACGGCTGAATCCGGAAAAACCGCCGAAGTATTCGCGCGCGGTACTGGAAACCTTGGCCATCGTGGCGTGGCGCCAGCCCGTCACGCGCGGCGACATCGAAGATATCCGCGGTGTCACGGTCTCCTCGCAGATCGTCAAGACGCTGGAGGACCGCGGCTGGATCGAAGTCATCGGCCATCGCGACGCCCCGGGCCGTCCCGCCTTGTTCGGCACGACGCGGCAGTTTCTCGACGATCTGGGCTTGCGTGCGCTCGATGAGCTGCCGCCGCTGGAAGCGGGCGGAGCGATGGCGGCGCTGGAGGGACTGGATCTGACGGGCGGCGGCGCCGGCGCGGATGGCGGCCAACCGGAAGGGGACGTGGACGGCAGCGACCCGGTGCAGACAGCTGACGCCGCTGCCGATGGGCAGGGTGACGGCGCGGGCGCCGAAGCGCAGGGCGGGCAGGTGGCCAATGGCATCGCGGCCGGTATCGACGGCGTGCCCGCCGAAATCCAGCTCCTCAGGACCGCTGAAGCCGAGAACCATGTGGACGGGGCGGATGTCCAAGCCCACGACACCGACGCCGCGGCTTCCGATCCGGATGCCGACGGGCAGGTCGATGGCGCGCAGGCCGCCGATGCCGAGCCCGGCGAGACGGAACTCAGCGGTACTGGAACTGGTGCGGAAACCGAAGCCGAAGCCGAAACCGAAGCGGGCGATCCGACGGATCCGGCGGTCCGCGACGCGGTCGACGCGCTGGATACGCCCCAGGGTGGGATCCAGGCCGCGACCGGCCCCACCCCTGAAAAGCCGGAGATCCCGGCGCCCCGGCGCGACACCATCGAACCCGGTGGTCATCGCCCTGAAATCAGCCCGCCCGGGCAGCATCCCGAGATCGAGCCGCCGGGCGGGACGCCCGAAATCGATCCGGCGGAGCCAGCACCGGAGATCGCGCCGCCCGCACCGGGCGAGACGCCCGAGGTACCCGGACAAACCGATAACGACGATGAAGAAGACGCGCCCGGCGCGCCTCGTAAAGAATGA